The Dehalococcoidia bacterium genomic sequence CACTTGACCAAGACGCTGTCCGACCAGCTCGGCGGTGATGGGATCACGCTCAACGTCGTCCATCCCGGACTTACCCTCTCTGAAGTCATCGAAGACAGGCTCAACGCTCAGGCCGAAAACCAGGGAGTCTCCCGTGACGACGTCAACGCAGCCGTATCACAGAATGTCGCCATCGGCCGGCCGATCGACCCGCAGGAGCTCGCCTGGCTGACGGCATACCTCGCCTCGCCGAAGGCCGAGTGCGTCACTGGTGAGACCATAGCAGCCGGTGGCGGAGCCAAGGGCGGTGTTCACCAGTAAATTGTCGACACGTTAAGTCTGTGATAATCTGGACACTGGATTCGACCCCAGTCCAGCTTATGTCAGAGTGGGCAGAGACTTATATGTACAACTTCAACTGCATTATTCAAGAGGGCGTAATATCTGACGACCTCAGGCCCAAGCTGGTTTCAGGGCTGGCACGGGTCACGACATCCATACTGGGCGGGTCCCCGGATGACGTCGAGGTCGAGTTCACAGTCATCCCGCACGGGTATGGCTTCAGGGGCGGAGAACTCTCCACGACATCCATGGTCAGGGGAACGATACCCCCTGGGTGTGAGCAGGAGACCCGGGTCCATCTAATGCAGCAATTGAGCGACATGTGGATGGAGCTTACCGGCTGCACCGTCGATGAGCTCGTCGTATCAGCCCGAGACCGCGAATAGGCAAGCAGACTCAGAAACAGAGAGGGAGAAAAATGCCGTTCTATCGTTGCTATGTACCAGACGACTCGGTCCCGTTCGAGAAGCGACAGGAAGTCGCCAAGGCATTCACTGACATCCACTGCGGATCTACGGGTGCCCCGCGCAGTTTCGTACACGTCGCCTTCTTCGACAGCGCGGACTCTGACTTCCCGACCCAGTACTACATAGACGGCGGCAACCGCGCCGGGCGTCCGGCTGAGGTCAGGGAGAAGCTCCTGTCCGATCTCAAGAGCGCATTCATAGACATCATCGGCATCTCGGCCGACCAGTTGGACGGCAGGATCACCGAGGGACGGGCGTCCTGGTCTATGGAGGGCGGACACGTCCTGCCCGAGCCAGGCGAAGAGGGCCCGGAATGGTACGAGCACGCCGCAGCCGACTAACGTAGTTTCCGGTTAACTAGAAGGGGGAGGCCGATATCCTATCGGCCTCCCCCTTTACTTTACTGACCGCTAGCCTTAGAGCTGGTTCCGGACCTCTTCGAGCGAGCTGTTGACTGCGCCTACCACGAAGTCAACCTCGTCCTTCGTGATCGTCAGAGGCGGCGCTATCGAGATGATGTCGCCGAAGCGTCCAAGCAGACCATTCTTCTCCATGATGGGCGTCAGCTTCTTGGCGAGCTGTGCCTCTTCTGGGAAGCGCTCCTTGGTGTCGCGGTCCTTGACCAGCTCGACCGCTGCAAGCACACCCATGCCGCCGCGTACGTCGCCTACTATCGGGTGCTCATACAGCGTCTGGAGCTGCTCGTACAGGTAGTTGCCCATCTCTGCCGAGTTCTCGACCACGCCCTCGTTCTCCATGATAGCCAGGTTTGCGAGACCCGCTGCGCAGGATGCAGGATTGCCGCCGAAGGTGATCAGGTGCCTGAACGTGTTCTCTTCGCCGAGGAACATGTCGCCGACGCTCTTGCTCGCGACGGCCGCGCCAATCGGCAGGTAGCCGCTCGTGAGCGCCTTCGCAACGGTGAAGATGTCCGGCTTGACGCCCCAGTGCTCAGTGGCGAACATCTTGCCGGTGCGACCGAAGCCGGTAATCACCTCGTCGCAGATCATGATCACGCCGTACTTGTCACAGATCTCGCGGATGCGGGGCCAGTATCCTGGGTCAGGCAGCATGATGCCGTTCGCCGCCGAGATCGGCTCGCCGATGAAGGCCGCGACCGTGCCGGGGCCCTCGTGCAGGATGGTCCGCTCGAGCTCCTCGGCGCACTCCAGGTCGGAGTGAGGTCCACGATAGCTGTTAGGGTTGCTGATGTGGATATTGCCTGGCTGTAGCGGGCCGTAGTCCTGTCCGCTGGCCACGCCACCGCCGCCAAGCGCCATGCACGCGTGCGTTGCTCCGTGATAGGAACCACGACGGCTGACTACCTTCCAGCGGGCAGGCTCGCCATTGTTCTTGTGATACGCCTTGGCCATCTTGATGGCTGTCTCAACGGCCTCAGACCCGCCGCTGGTGAAGTAGACCCTGGACTCCTTGTCGGGCGCGAGGCTCGCGACCTTCGCGGCCAGGTTGACGGTCGCTGGGCTGACAGTTCCGCCTGGCGAGTAGCTCACGTCCTGCATCTGCTCGAAGACCGCCTCCGCGATCTCTTTGCGTCCGTGACCGATGTTCTTGAGCCACATCCCAGACAGGGTATCGAGCCAGCGGCCGCCCTGACCGTCCTCGACCCATACTCCCTCGGCCTTC encodes the following:
- a CDS encoding aspartate aminotransferase family protein; this encodes MVAQEGRLTGEEIEELKQLGEAHFWPHSRPIADMSEESGIKLATKAEGVWVEDGQGGRWLDTLSGMWLKNIGHGRKEIAEAVFEQMQDVSYSPGGTVSPATVNLAAKVASLAPDKESRVYFTSGGSEAVETAIKMAKAYHKNNGEPARWKVVSRRGSYHGATHACMALGGGGVASGQDYGPLQPGNIHISNPNSYRGPHSDLECAEELERTILHEGPGTVAAFIGEPISAANGIMLPDPGYWPRIREICDKYGVIMICDEVITGFGRTGKMFATEHWGVKPDIFTVAKALTSGYLPIGAAVASKSVGDMFLGEENTFRHLITFGGNPASCAAGLANLAIMENEGVVENSAEMGNYLYEQLQTLYEHPIVGDVRGGMGVLAAVELVKDRDTKERFPEEAQLAKKLTPIMEKNGLLGRFGDIISIAPPLTITKDEVDFVVGAVNSSLEEVRNQL